A window of Gossypium raimondii isolate GPD5lz chromosome 7, ASM2569854v1, whole genome shotgun sequence genomic DNA:
AGGGCTAGGAAAGCTAGTCGTTCGAAGGACATACTGTCAACTTTAGAAGATTGAGTTGTCACTCTAGAGGAATCTGTAGGAGATATCAATGAGAGGATTGATGATGTCGATGATAGGCTCCATGATGGGTTGCAGTCCATGCAGGAGCAGCTCAAAGAGTATGTGTTAGATAGTGTTGAAAAGCTGAATGGCAGGGATTATGCCATTGAGGCTATGATAACGTCCTTGAAAGAGGAGATTGTGGAGCTCAAAGGTGAACTCACAATCTACAAGGCTACATTGAGCAATGGAGGGTTAGCTGCGGTCGCACCCAAGCCCAGTGTTGATGTTCCCAAGCCCAATGAGTTCAATGGGACAAGGTCTGTAAGAGATGTAGACAACTTCCTGTGGGGAATCGAGCAATACttccgtgccaaaggcatcacGGAGGATGTCACTAAGGTAACTACTGCTGCTATGTATCTTACTGATGTTGCTTTGTTGTGGTGGCATCGTAGGTCCACTGATGTGAGACGTGGTAGGACTGAAATTAGAACTTGGGAGGAGTTTCGATGTGAGTTTAAAGTACAGTTCTACCAAGAGTATGCTGAGGATGAGACTCGGGCAAAGTTGCGTCAGCTTGCACAACAAGGCACCGTGAGGGAGTATGTGCAGGATTTTAGCGAACTCGTGCTTCAAATCTCAGATATGGGTGAGAAAGAGGCGTTCTTTTCCATCATGGATGGGTTGAAACCGTGGGTGAAGTAAGAGTTGCAACGCCGAAGAGTCCAAGAGCTTACCAATGCGATGTCTGTGACTGAATCGCTTGCTGAATTTGGGGGAAAAAAAGACAATGCCAATGCTTCTAAGCCCAGATTCAATCAAAACAGTAATCGTAGGGGAGATAAAGAAAGACCCACTAGAAACGGCAACGGTAAGAAGCCTTGGGACAAGATGAAGAGTGGGCCTATAAGTTGCTTTCACCGTGATGGTCCACATATGATCAGGGACTGTCCAAAGAAGGCCGCACTCACGGCTATGGAAGCAAAGTTGGAGTCAGATGTGGAGGATAACAATCTTGGTTCGATACTTAGGGGTGTCGAAGATAGAACGAGTCATGGGCtgatgtttgtagacatcaTGGTGGCCGACAGAAAATTGAATGCACTGGTCAACACTGGTGCGTCTGATTTGTTCATGTCCGAAGAGGCAGCTCGGAAACTTGGGCTGAAGGTAGAAAATGAGTTGGGTCGAATCAAAACAGTTAACTCAGAAAGTGTCCCAATCAAGGGTGTTGCTAAGGGAGTGGATCTTCAACTAGATGATTGGGCCGGCAAGGTATCCATTAAGGTAATACCACTCGATGACTATGATTGTGTGGTTGGATTAAGTTTTCTTGATCAGATTAATGCGCTTATTGCCCCTTCGAGTAATTACATGGTGATTTCGGGTTCGAACCATCCATGCATGgtgaaaatgacaaagaaaaGAAGCTTGGAGGGAAAAAACTGTTAGCAATTCAATTTGCTAAAGGAGTGCGCAAGGATGAAGTCTCTTATTTAGCCACATTGAAGATCGAGGATACCGTTAAGTCCGTTAGTAAAATCCTGAAAAAAGTGAGCCAATTGTTGTAGTGTTTTCGGGATGTGATACCTGCTCAGTTACCCAAAAGTTTTCCACCAAAGAGGGAGGTGGACCACAAAATTAAGTTAGTGTCCAACGTGGTGCTGCCAGCAAGGTCCCCCTATCATATGTCTCCGTTAGAGTTAGAAGAGTTGCGAAAACAATTGAATGAACTTTTGGATGCGGGATTCATTAGACCATCTAAATCCCCATACGGTGCGCCATTGttgttttaaaagaaacatGATGGGTTCTTAAGAATGTGCATCGATTATCGGGCTCTAAACAAGATCACTGTGAAGAACAGGTACCCTATTCCTCTTATTACAGATTTGTTTGACCAACTTGGTAGTGCAAGATGGTTTACCAAGTTGGATTTGAGATCGGGGTACCATCGAGTTCGGATAGCCAAGGGGGATGAGCCAAAGACAGCTTGTGTGACACGGTATGGTTCGTATGAGTTCCTTGTGATACCCTTCAGACTCACAAATGCCCCAGCTACATTCTGTACCCTAATGAATAAGGTACTTCAACCTTTTCTTGATCGTTTTGTGGTTGTTTACCTTGATGATATTGTGGTGTATAGAAAGTCTCTCGAAGAGCACGTGGGACACTTGAGGAAGGTGTTCCAAACTTTGAGGGAAAATGAGTTGTTCGTTAAGGAGGAGAAGTGTTCATTTTCCCAACAAGAGGTGTCATTCCTAGGCCACATTGTGGGAAGGGGTAAGATCCGAATGGATAAGAGCAAGGTTCGAGCCATTTCCGAGTGGGAGCCTCCAACCAAGGTGACGGACTTGAGATCTTTCCTTAGGTTGGCAAATTACTATCGACACTTTATCAAAGGCTACTCTAGAATTACCACACCTTTGACGTACATGTTGCACAAAAGGAAGTTATGGGATTGGAATTCGAAATGTGAGAGGGCCTTTAATCAATTGAAGCAAAAAATGACGAGGGAACCCATTCTTGCCTTGTCAGATTTTTTGAAGCATTATGAGGTACGCACGGATGCATCAGATTATGCTATCGGGAGAGTACTAATGCAAGATGAACATCCAATTGCTTTTGAGAGTCGAAGCTTAATGAAACGGAGCTAAGATATACGATCCAGGAGAAGGAGATGACTGCAGTGGTGCACTGCTTGCGCACATGGAAACATTATTTATTGGGTTTCAGGTTTGTGGTCCTTACCGATAATGTTGCCAACAGTTATTTTCTAACTCAGAAAAAGTTGTCTCCCAAACAGGCTCGTTGGTGGGTTTTCCTAGCTGAGTTTGAATTTACAATGGAGTATAAGCCAGGGAGTGCCAACATTGTGGCTGACGTACTTAGCCGAAAGATGGAGTTTGCGACAATTAGCCAACCTGATGGTTCCTTATTGGAACGCGTTCGAGAAGGATTGTCCCATGATCCtacaactaaaaatttgactgaGCTGGCCAATGAGGGAAAAATGAGAAGATTTTAGTTTGATGGAGAGCTACTATACACCCATGGGAGTCGCCTCTATGTGCTTCATTATGGGAAGCTACGTAAGGAAGTCATAAAAGAGTGTCATGACTCGATATGGGCGGGCCAACCAAGGATGCATTGTACTTTGGCCCTTTTGGGGGAATGTTGCTATTGGCCTCACATGGGTAATGATGTGGAAACTTATGTGAAAACTTGTCTAGTTTACCAATAAGACAAGGTCGAGTTAAAGACCCCAGCCGGTTTGCTTCAACCCTTGCCCATTCCAGAAAGACCATGTGAgagtttatccatggattttattgttGGTTTGCCTAAGTCTGATGGGTTTGCGAGTATTCTTGTTGTGGTGGACAGGTTTTCGAAGTACGCGATGTTCATTCCAGCCACCAaagaatgtcctactgatgagGCAACTCGTTTATTCCTTAGAGATGTGGTTAAATATTGGGGAGTGCCACAGTCTATTGTCAGTGATCGAGATAGGCGATTTACAGGTCAGTTTTAGACGGAGTTGTTCAAGTCAATGGGCTCAGATTTGAACTTTTCCACGAGTATGCATCCGCAAACTGATGGGCAAACTAAATGAGTAAATGCATTGTTGGAGACATATTTGTGACACTATGTGAGTGCCATACAAAGGGATTGGCCAAAGTTATTGGATGCGGCTCAGTTATCATATAACTTGAAGCAAAGTGGGGCAACGAACCAAATTCAGCCAACAGCGACTCACACCCAATGCTATTGTGACCCATTATACAGGACCAAATTCGGCAACTTATCGATTTGCGAAGGATTGGCAAGAAAAGAATGACTTGGCTAGGGCTTGTTTACACAAGGCAAGTAAGCGCAATAAGAAGTGGGCCGATCAGAATCGAAGAGATGTGcaatttcaagtgggtgattCAGTCCTTGCCAAACTACACTTGATTTTACGATATACGGGTTTATACAAAGGGCTCGTGCAAAGGTATGAGGGGCCGTTCAAAGTTGTGAAGAGAGTGGGCAATGTGGCCTACAAGCTTGAGTTGCCTCTAAAACTTAAAGTCTACCCAGTGTTCCATGTAAGTATGCTTAAGGCATTTCATAGGGACCAAGAATATCCGAATTGCGGCAAGTCTGAACGAGCGCCAATGGGGGTAAAGGTCTCTTACGACCGTGACGTTGAAACCATTGAGGCAAATCGTGTGATTAGACGAAATTTCCATCGACCGCGTCATGAATACTTAGTTTGATGGAAGGGTCTTCCTGACAGCGAAGCAAGTTGGGAACCTGCTGAGGCATTGTGGCAGTTTCAAGGAAAGATTGACCAGTTCCATGAGGAGGACGCGATGAGGGCGTCGCTAGAAcaagtgggggagaatgtcatgggttgcgcatgggatCTCGCAACCATGACGAACTCGTACGATCCATCTCATTCaagggaggtcatttggcccaattAGACTGGTCCATTGCCTGGAGAAATTAAAAGCATATCTCCGGAGCTTGGCAAATAAGGAAAGTGATCTTCTAAATATATGCTTGGCAAATATGGAAGGTGATATTTGGAGATATGTGATCCTAGATATTAAATGTAATCtttagaagatatgattatgtaatcttagagatttgatattttgatagcttttaattgtagccattgatgtattttaatttagactGTTGATTTTGGAAAGcctcagctataaatagaggaCTCTCTGTTCATTGTACATTGTTCAGTTGTTAAtagaattttgagagtattcactcaaacttgTCTCTCAAGTGTTCTTACTTTTATGttgcttttgttcatctttcaagtTCGTTCTTACTTCATTCTTCTGTTGTTCTTCGTGGTTGCCTTAAAGGAAATTCTTTTGAATCCATAATTGTTGTGAGTTGGGCTGACTTAGGCATTTTTGAgcaaagaaactgcctaaggccgcacggatcacGTGGGAAAACTCTAAGTCCGTGACATTAGGCTGTGTGTAAAAACCTGGgtattctattttgaaatttcaatatgCATGGTACACGCAGCCAGtccacatgcccatgtgacatacggctgagacacacacccgtgtggaggaaaataggccattttatgGTCTCTTTTCTCATTCATTCTTGACTTCAACTTACACATctcaaatttcatacatataggCCATAACAAAATCTTCAAAACAACAAATCCTATCATTATTATggtcatattatcacatatactctaacaatctaactagaacataaattaattcacaGATACAACTACTATATTAACATGTTATACCAATTCATTCATTACCCATACCAATACTTATACCGAACATGACAAACCATACATATATAAGTTAATATAAAACAtagccaaaatgtaattttaatgtttacacagccatttaaattcatatacatgccatataaaacATAGTATGTTTAGCAAAATCTACCGgcaagttggatagtgtgattcgaTTCGTTGATTCGACCTTCCGACTACTCGAAaatctacaaagaacattaaacaacacaagtaagctaaatgtagcttagtaagttcgttggCTTTAAACTTAAATGTTACCGAACATACTATAATGATGTATTTAACTAAATCATTCATTACACATTTCCTATCAATCACAACATCAATTGAtgatttcacttatttcatCTCAAAATCGATAATATCATTAAGTTTTCCAATAATACTTCATGTGTCACCTACCAACCTTTGTCAAATTGGAGAATgtcttacggatatgagtacatcgtatACAGAAGCCCAAAGGTTCCACATAAGTGCTAAACGAAAACCCATAAAGGTTAAACGGAAGCTCATAAAAGCTGAACGGAAACCTATAAGAGTTAAACtaaagctcaaaagagctaaaTTGAAACTCAAAAGGGTTAAACTGAAACTCATATAAGTTAAtttaagctcataagagctaaactGAAAGCAAACACGGAAGTtagcaacaaatgttgaaccctggtttacttgggtaatctGCCGTCAATTCCTCATTTGCACATAACAAATGTACTCAATCTTGCGTTTCTTTCGCCTcgaacattcaattcaatttttataactttaacaataattttattttcaacaaatgaTATGAATAATTACATAATACCAATCATCAATTTAACCTTTAACATTAATGTtcaaccatatgaacttacttgggtTAAATTGTAAGTTTGTAGTAGTTAAAGGATTATTctgttaatttctttttttctcgttgatctaccgactcttgatctaaaatataaaattattcatgaattaacATATATTTCAGTTTCATTTCACTTTACAATCAATACcctacaaatttcaaaattacacaattaccccaactttaatagtttttgtaatttagtcccttactaATTAGTCTACCAAATGAACTaacttttctcaattaaaaGTTTATCTAAGTATTCTAGGATATCTTATAGCCTttgatacataaaaatttaatagaaaaccctaattttaaattcttcacaatttagtcttaaaatcaatatctatcaaattcactttataaaatcatcatataacaaaattaaagcccTAAATCCATATTAATTCAACACAAAAATCCAGCACTCATCAAttgaaactttcaaaattactcataaaatcaaaaactaatgaaatagatagttggacctagttgtaaaagtcttaaaaacacaaaaatttcaagaaaaaagcaagaattgaactcacatggtgtaaaaatatgaaaaaccagcttttGAGAGACtcttctatggtgtttttggctAAATATTGATGAAGAAAATTCtagattttcaatttagtcattgttttaatttttactttaattcctaaatgaccaatttacccctaattcatccaatttcaagatttttttcTCTGCACATGCCGTTTCAGCTTTCTAATAAGTTTCTAATTGCCTTTTTGGTCCTTCCTTATTCACTACTTAAgttatttaatcactatttctttaattagcagttttgcacctttttcaatttagtccttcttatttaattaactatcaaaacgttaaaattttctgacgaaactttaatactaacttaatgacactccgtaaatatttataaaaatatttacggctcgatttataaaatcgaggtctcgataccctgttttcaaattcaattaacctaataattcattctaaactcaaatcactatttcacaaatctttctaaaataacatttaaatcataattacaaaataataaaatttttcaaactcaCTCGTTGGATTTAGTGGTCtcaaaccactgtttccgacattactgaaaattgggctgttacatatGGTCACCTCATATTAGGATATActattaaacataaattgagGTTATCCGCTAAGAACTACGGTAGAACAGTTTATGAATGCCTACATGGCAAGCTTGATTTTATCAAAGATGATGAGAATATGAACTCTTAACCATTTATATGTTGGAAATATCATTTCTTATTTTGTGTCAAAgcaatttataaaacacatgTTGAAACAGGTGAAATCAAAGGACATTATTTGAATGCTACTACTACATGTGAAGAAATGATCAAAAGGGTTGCGCGTGTTAGAGAATTAAGACCcaactttaatattatattaaaaaaataaaatttaaataaaaataactatatcattattattctttatcgatacattttctatttaaattacaaaatatgatttcttttttgtttttggtaaaaggAGAGCAAGATCGAAATCACATTGCTACTAATCTATGGTGACCAATGCCGACCATATCATCATGCACAACATGTCGCAACTCGTGTGATGGCTGAACAAAATTGCAAAATCCCAATGGCCGTTTAAACGCATAGTTAGCCACTGCGTCTGTCGTTCTGTTACCTTCCCTATAGACATGATTCAGCTTGAATTCTCATTGCAGGTTTAGCATTCTTCTAACAACAGGAATGACGGTAGTACACAACCTATCAGCCTATGGACTTTgcaaattttgaattgttgccttgcaaaatatgaaattttaattacatattttaagtgctataaaattaaacatatttcacttctttcataaagaaaattatatttgattttaattaaatttaaatattttaaatttatattttatataattttaaatctatatttaATTCAGttatatattaacatttaaatgaattaattaaattattttttgtaaatttcacTAGTTACCcttatttaaaaagttttaaggaaaagaaattgattaaaatgtaaaagaataaaaaatcattttaaaataatattataatcaaatttaaatttaaatatttaacatatatttgcatataaattcattaaaacaaaaaataaaagtgaagacaaaaatatatttatcatttataatggtttttaaaatatacttacaACCAatgaagctttaatttaatGGTACAATTATGGCATGTTAGAAAAATCAGTTTAGAAATACAGTGTTTTggcataacaaaattttaaaatttttattaaaatcaagaCGTTGTGAATTATGTACATGTTTCTGAATTAGGCAGATTAGGTCATTCTCAGCTTTCTACCATCCAATCTTCTTGACTAATCTCAGTCTCAGTTTGCTATATATAGTATAGGTTTTATCTacaaattgaagaaaacaaTATGAACTTTCTAGGATAGAAACCGAAGATGAATTCTTatcaaaatatagaatttattttgaaaaaataatgtaattatattttgacaGAATATCGACGCAAAGTGATGtctattttgatttagtcctaaatTTCTATTTGTATAGAAAATAACAAGTGTCTTAGTCAAATAAGGCATAactgaataataatatttttaataggaAAACATACTCCCATAAAGTTATGTATCACAAAGGGCATAATACCTTCTCCTGAATTAGGGTTTGTCGTCCCTTGCTCTTAGTCTAGTCTGGTTGTTGTCATGTATCAAGTtcaattatatgtattatatagttttaaaattaattcatataatttatctaactcaataaatatatttcctaattttaaaataatttatgcaaaatctcattaaaatcaTGACGAATTTGCCATAAAAtctataaagaaataaatttaattaacttattttcatgaaattataatgacttaattaaattaattttctcttcaaattttaattatttaattactagttaattaaataacaatatgaaaaattaatttaatttttaagatatattttattcatagaAAAAAACATATTCACTGCATATAATGATATCTGCaacctatttatttttaatagggGAGAGAGGGGTAGGTGGGAGAAAGGGAGGGAAGGGCGGTTATTGAGAGAGAGGAGAAGGGTGAGGTGggttaataaattctttttatgacataaaaattttaaaaaataaggtattAACTTAACAATCACATCAATTAactgttaaatatttaataattttagactTAAAAGAATAGTTAAATGAtccttttataatattttaaagtcaaatgaaaaaaattcacaaGAAGTGTAGTTTATCGATAAAAAAATCGTTTGATATTTTAAGGTCAGCCCACGTCGTATAGGAAACTGAAGTCACTAGTTAGATCGTGTCAAGCAAGACGAGTATCTAAGCAGTTCAGTTACAGTACTACTAACTGAACCAGAAACCCCCCACCACATTTATATAATAAACTAACTCAAAAACCCTATACACTCCCTCtctccctccctccctccctctCACAATTCATCTCAAGCACTTACTGTACAACAATGGCGACGCCTTCTTTGGGTGAAGATACTGCCAAGGCTGTCCTCCGCCAGGTTAAACTCCCCTCTCCCTTCTTCTTAACTTTTTAACTTCCATTTActctttataacttttttttttctaaaaattactttttcagGTAGAGTTTTACTTCGGTGATAGCAATCTTCCAAAAGACGACTTTCTCAAGACAAAAATCAATGAGAGCGAAGATGACAGTATCCTTTAACTTCAatcctcttttatttatttcatggtGCTACATTGTTGTTTACCTTGACTGTGGGTAAACAGTGGTTTGTTTGGCATTGATTTGTTCGTTTTCAAAGATGAGAGGTCATTTAAATTTAACGGAAGTTAAGAAAGCAGATGATGTACCAGACTGTACTTTGAAAGTTGTTGCTCAAACTCTCAGAACTTCATCTTCCCTCAAGGTTTCTGAAGATGGTCAGTttaacccccccccccaaaaaaaaacaaaagaaacccaaaatttcctttattttcttctgAGCCAATGAATTGAAGAgtttctttgcttcttttttttttccccttttttcaGGGAAGAAAGTTGGTAGAAGCACCAAGCTATTAGAGCCCGAGGAATTGATAGAGCAATTGGACAGCAGAACAATTGCTGCTTCTCCATTGGAGCTCAATGTCCAGAGGGAAGCATTAGAAGCCTTTTTTGGTCAATATGCTAAGGTATTTTTGCTCAATGGtatcaaaatatttgtttgtttaagtGCAATGTAAAATGGTGGTCTTTGTGTAGGGTTTAATGTAAACTCGtcattttatttacttgttttagGTTAATAGTGTGAGATTGCCTCGTCATGTGGTGCAAAGAAAGTATTTTTGCGGCACGGCTTTGATCGAATTCTCGGCTGTGGAAGATGCCCAAACGGTTCTGGAGCAAAGCTTGGTTTTTGCAGGTGCTGAACTGGAATTAAAACCAAAGTAAGCTATTGTTGACAGTTGCTTGTTTAAGCAATTTCAGTGTAGAGTTCATGTCATCTAATACCAAATGGGATTTTAGAGTTGGAATTAGATACTGCTTTTGACTAAATGGTTTAATGTTTTAGTTCTCACATTTTCCTTTTCAGGAAGGATTTTGATGTTATAAGAGAAAAAGAAGTAGAGGAGTTTGAACGCAATCGTTCAATCACAACTTCAAACGGCTCGAATGCTGAAGAAAAGTAAGTAATTTACCACAATTTTCTGATGGGATTACTTTTCTCTTGTGGTATGTTTGTGACCAAATTTGATGTAATGATGATCACAGACACCCCAAGGGCTTACTTGTTGCGTTTAAATTGAAGAGTGCTTCAGCTGGGGACTCTGCTGAGCAAAATGGTCCTGATGAAAAGAAGACTGCagaaatgaaaatgactaaaaaggTTGATGATAAACATGGAAGTCCCATTGACAAGGTTGTcgagaaggaaaataaatcaAGTATATCCATCTATAAAGATGATATGAATGTTGTTCTACGTGAGGATTTGAAGGATGTGTTTAAGAAATTCGGCACCGTGAAGGTATTGTTGAAATTGGTGTCTCTTACCATATAATTACAATATAGTTGTATAAAAGTGAACAAATTTGATCTGTGATCCTTTATGAAGTACTCTGTATGCATGATGCATATTCTTTTTCGTGTGAAGTATGTTGACTTCAGAATCAGAGAGGATAAGGGTTACATTCGGTTCGAACAACCTGAAGCGGCCCAGAAAGCCCATGCTGCTTCAGTCTCGGCTAAAGGTGGTCTGGTTGTCAAAAATTTCATTGCTAATGTAGAACCGGTAACGGGTAAggaagattttctttttcttatttaaaactTATCTAGTACGTAAACATCGTGTATTGTTTGGCAAGCCACATTGGTTCATTATTTTATGTCATTGCTGACCTCCATAGACTAATGTTGGATGGATATAACGGTAAAATATGTAATACATGAGGAAACAATGAATTCAGGCCGAGATAgtctttgatttatttgataaagAACTGGTGAAAGAGGTAGGTAATGTTTTTAG
This region includes:
- the LOC105764205 gene encoding la protein 1 translates to MATPSLGEDTAKAVLRQVEFYFGDSNLPKDDFLKTKINESEDDMVCLALICSFSKMRGHLNLTEVKKADDVPDCTLKVVAQTLRTSSSLKVSEDGKKVGRSTKLLEPEELIEQLDSRTIAASPLELNVQREALEAFFGQYAKVNSVRLPRHVVQRKYFCGTALIEFSAVEDAQTVLEQSLVFAGAELELKPKKDFDVIREKEVEEFERNRSITTSNGSNAEEKHPKGLLVAFKLKSASAGDSAEQNGPDEKKTAEMKMTKKVDDKHGSPIDKVVEKENKSSISIYKDDMNVVLREDLKDVFKKFGTVKYVDFRIREDKGYIRFEQPEAAQKAHAASVSAKGGLVVKNFIANVEPVTGVAESEYWSLLRGNQGKHRVGNHFHWRGGKNNRGGKRGRDGENGSPRGRPNEAKRARAA